A single window of Rhizobium sp. SL42 DNA harbors:
- a CDS encoding AAA family ATPase, translating into MKIRYVNIANFRGIRNAQLSDLKSLVVIAGANGSGKSCILDAFRLLKSVYGGYQQNEYHHWFGEFQINFSADPKSFERLLNDKSKPMHLEVQIELDDAEKGFIRDNLLELVTQSIWRQVAPEIGWSNLLAAPLAAQFRAQNEEVQKRAQEESAMVIEQLEQNYAKAVMNMTPGSAPTFENSKLLEIAFSVFYPGKIGLIDYHGPHRLFGREHLANINVDLNAIKEQRKQSSIYNYNAKYSNVKSEMAALYVREALAKQAGATFTENESVTQTLQELFQTFFPDKEFLGPRPTADGGLVFPVKVGGREEHDLDELSSGEKEILYGYLRLRNSAPKHSIILLDEPELHLNPGLARRLPDFYNRHLAVSQDNQVWLITHSDAMLRESVGNSDYSVFHMAPSAFRAEGENQAKPIAAAKEFEAAVVDLVGDLAAYKPGAKLVVFEGSEDSEFDVRMTAELFPKFAAQVNCISGTNKNRVKGLYDALERMTQSGAIHVKVYAVTDADADHPGIVGANELSWDRYHIENYLLEARVLAKVLAELKGPGAIVLEADAENFLYAAAKDTLSQLVVHKVQSEANDQCVQALNLRVNANSMSVAADVSAALQNSLARLSALHNGSLSLAELEVIANKRKQEYEDDLANGNWKKTFRGRAILKRIADKHGGGAGYNVLRNLMLARMRDMGLEPEGMRTVLDRIIGEA; encoded by the coding sequence ATGAAGATTAGGTATGTCAACATTGCCAACTTCCGTGGCATCAGAAACGCCCAACTGTCGGACCTGAAGTCTTTAGTTGTTATCGCGGGGGCGAACGGGTCGGGGAAATCATGCATATTGGACGCGTTTAGATTACTTAAAAGCGTTTATGGAGGATACCAGCAGAACGAGTATCATCACTGGTTCGGCGAGTTTCAAATTAACTTCTCTGCTGATCCAAAGAGCTTCGAAAGGCTGCTGAACGATAAGTCGAAGCCGATGCATTTGGAGGTTCAAATCGAGCTGGATGATGCGGAAAAGGGCTTCATTCGTGATAATCTGCTGGAATTGGTCACACAATCTATTTGGCGACAGGTTGCTCCAGAGATTGGTTGGTCGAACCTCCTAGCCGCGCCACTAGCTGCACAATTCCGGGCACAGAACGAGGAAGTTCAAAAGCGTGCGCAGGAAGAAAGCGCAATGGTTATCGAGCAGCTTGAGCAAAATTATGCGAAGGCGGTCATGAATATGACGCCCGGCTCAGCTCCTACCTTCGAAAACAGCAAGCTATTGGAGATCGCCTTCAGCGTCTTCTATCCGGGAAAAATCGGATTAATAGACTACCATGGACCGCACCGATTATTTGGCAGGGAGCATCTTGCTAACATCAACGTCGATCTAAACGCTATAAAAGAGCAAAGAAAACAGAGCAGCATTTACAATTACAACGCAAAGTACTCAAACGTGAAGAGCGAAATGGCGGCATTATACGTTCGTGAGGCACTTGCAAAGCAAGCAGGAGCTACATTTACTGAGAACGAGAGTGTCACGCAGACCCTTCAGGAGCTATTTCAAACGTTCTTTCCAGATAAGGAATTTCTGGGGCCTCGTCCGACAGCTGACGGCGGATTGGTGTTTCCAGTTAAGGTCGGAGGCCGGGAGGAGCACGATCTCGATGAATTGAGCAGCGGCGAGAAGGAGATATTGTACGGATACCTTAGGCTGCGAAACTCTGCACCGAAGCACTCGATCATCCTGCTCGATGAGCCAGAACTCCACCTCAATCCGGGGCTTGCCCGCCGACTGCCTGACTTTTACAACCGACACTTGGCAGTGTCTCAAGATAACCAGGTATGGCTCATAACGCACTCGGATGCGATGCTCCGCGAAAGCGTTGGTAACTCAGACTATTCCGTCTTTCACATGGCACCGAGCGCATTTCGTGCAGAGGGCGAAAACCAAGCGAAACCTATTGCGGCCGCGAAAGAGTTTGAAGCTGCAGTTGTCGATTTGGTCGGAGATCTTGCAGCGTACAAGCCGGGTGCGAAGCTAGTTGTATTTGAGGGATCGGAGGACTCGGAGTTCGACGTGAGGATGACGGCGGAACTTTTCCCCAAGTTCGCTGCGCAGGTGAACTGCATTTCGGGCACGAACAAGAACAGAGTTAAGGGCCTCTACGACGCATTAGAGCGAATGACCCAGAGCGGAGCGATCCATGTGAAGGTTTACGCTGTAACTGATGCTGATGCCGATCATCCGGGGATCGTCGGAGCAAATGAACTCAGTTGGGATCGCTATCACATCGAAAACTACTTACTCGAAGCGAGGGTCCTCGCCAAAGTGCTTGCCGAGCTGAAAGGCCCAGGTGCAATCGTTTTAGAAGCTGACGCCGAAAACTTTTTATACGCCGCCGCAAAAGATACACTGTCACAACTGGTTGTGCATAAAGTCCAGTCTGAGGCCAACGATCAATGTGTCCAGGCGCTGAATCTGCGCGTTAATGCGAACAGCATGAGCGTAGCCGCAGATGTTTCAGCCGCACTGCAAAACTCGTTGGCCCGACTATCCGCTCTTCACAATGGATCGCTGTCTCTTGCCGAGTTGGAGGTGATCGCGAACAAGAGGAAGCAGGAGTACGAGGACGACCTCGCTAATGGCAACTGGAAGAAAACGTTTCGGGGGCGCGCCATCCTGAAAAGGATCGCAGACAAGCATGGAGGTGGGGCCGGTTACAACGTGCTCAGAAACCTTATGCTTGCACGGATGCGGGATATGGGTCTCGAACCCGAAGGGATGAGGACCGTCCTCGACAGGATCATTGGAGAAGCCTGA
- a CDS encoding recombinase family protein, with protein sequence MHKPDTPRPKAYSYIRFSTPEQERGDSLRRQTEAAARYAALHGLELDDKLTFRDLGVSAYTGANEETGRLGEFLAAVHHGDIARGSSLLVESLDRLSRQKPRKAVKVLERICEAGIAVVTLDDGRAYTEETLDGDPMALLVALLVASRAHEESAKKARRLSASWDNKRKIATEHKTPITSVCPGWLRVNTTRDGFEIIPERAELVRRIFDQTLKGVGQHSLAHALNTEGVSVFGRGKMWHRSYINKMLADENVIGRFTPHRVERVDGKKVRIPTETIDDYYPAVIEREAFERVAAMIGGRPRSSRAPIANVLAGIARCPLCDATMTRVNKGAGPKQGKPYLVCTRAKVGAGCDYKQVRLEDIEHAISYHVEELWRGLPSPNAALQAQWEELLLQQDVLSDEIDRLVEAVALSGQSRALLDRLHNTEVQRDEISAQLEKIEDQIADSLTNRVQDTVRDLVTRVQEENAEPARINAILRQLFTKVVVDYRDGQLGFQWRHAEDEWTDIVYAMPLMIA encoded by the coding sequence ATGCACAAGCCTGATACCCCAAGACCCAAAGCCTACAGCTACATACGGTTCTCCACACCCGAACAGGAGCGAGGTGATAGCCTCAGACGTCAGACGGAGGCAGCGGCAAGATACGCTGCTTTGCATGGCCTGGAACTCGACGACAAACTGACTTTTCGCGATCTGGGGGTCTCAGCTTACACCGGTGCGAATGAGGAGACTGGCAGACTGGGCGAGTTCCTTGCAGCCGTTCACCACGGCGACATCGCGCGAGGCTCATCTCTGCTGGTAGAAAGTCTTGACCGCCTCAGCCGTCAAAAGCCTAGGAAGGCTGTAAAGGTTCTCGAGCGCATCTGTGAGGCGGGCATCGCAGTAGTCACACTGGATGATGGACGGGCCTACACAGAGGAGACGCTAGACGGCGATCCGATGGCATTGCTCGTCGCGTTGTTGGTCGCCTCTCGGGCTCACGAGGAAAGCGCGAAGAAAGCGCGAAGGCTCAGCGCGTCGTGGGACAACAAACGGAAGATTGCAACAGAACATAAAACGCCAATCACATCCGTTTGTCCGGGGTGGTTGAGGGTCAACACCACTCGTGATGGCTTTGAAATCATCCCCGAGCGAGCGGAATTGGTGCGTAGGATTTTCGATCAGACGCTCAAGGGTGTCGGACAGCACAGCCTCGCCCACGCACTTAATACAGAGGGCGTTTCAGTTTTTGGGCGCGGCAAGATGTGGCACCGCTCATACATCAATAAAATGCTCGCGGATGAAAATGTCATTGGAAGGTTCACTCCGCACCGAGTGGAGAGAGTGGACGGCAAGAAGGTCCGCATTCCGACGGAGACGATTGACGACTATTATCCTGCCGTCATCGAGCGCGAAGCATTTGAGCGTGTTGCTGCGATGATTGGCGGAAGGCCTCGATCAAGCCGAGCGCCAATCGCGAATGTCTTGGCGGGGATCGCCCGCTGTCCACTGTGCGATGCGACCATGACACGTGTGAACAAGGGCGCAGGACCCAAACAAGGCAAGCCTTATCTAGTTTGCACACGAGCGAAGGTGGGCGCGGGTTGTGATTACAAGCAGGTGCGGCTGGAGGATATCGAGCACGCTATCTCTTATCATGTCGAAGAACTTTGGAGAGGGCTGCCCTCTCCGAACGCCGCGCTCCAAGCGCAGTGGGAAGAGTTGCTTCTGCAGCAGGATGTGTTGTCTGATGAGATCGACAGGCTTGTCGAAGCCGTGGCACTATCAGGTCAGTCGAGAGCATTACTGGACCGACTTCACAATACGGAAGTTCAGCGCGACGAGATCAGCGCGCAGCTGGAGAAGATAGAGGACCAGATAGCTGATAGCCTCACGAACCGTGTGCAGGATACTGTCCGAGATCTAGTTACAAGAGTGCAGGAAGAGAACGCGGAACCGGCTAGGATCAACGCCATCTTGCGACAGCTGTTCACCAAGGTCGTGGTGGATTATCGCGACGGGCAACTGGGCTTCCAGTGGAGACATGCCGAGGATGAATGGACAGACATTGTCTACGCCATGCCTCTTATGATCGCATGA
- the cysK gene encoding cysteine synthase A yields the protein MTNVRKPGRGRVYNSITDTIGDTPIVRLDKLAREKGVKANLLGKLEFFNPIASVKDRIGVAMIESLEAQGKIAPGKTTLIEPTSGNTGIALAFAAAAKGYRLILTMPETMSIERRKMLALLGAELVLTEGSKGMKGAIAKAQELAETTPASVIPQQFENPANPEIHRKTTAEEIWNDTDGAIDILVSGIGTGGTITGAGQVLKAKKPSVTVVAVEPADSPVLSGGAPGPHKIQGIGAGFAPAILDTKIYDEIITVTNDESFETARLVARLEGVPVGISSGAALAAAIKVGSRDENAGKTIVVIIPSFAERYLSTALFAGLGE from the coding sequence ATGACCAATGTCAGGAAACCGGGCCGCGGCCGCGTCTACAACTCGATTACCGATACGATCGGCGACACACCGATCGTCCGGCTCGACAAGCTGGCACGGGAAAAGGGCGTGAAGGCCAACCTTCTGGGCAAGCTCGAATTTTTCAACCCGATCGCCTCCGTCAAGGATCGCATCGGGGTCGCAATGATCGAAAGCCTGGAAGCGCAGGGCAAAATTGCCCCCGGCAAGACAACCCTGATCGAACCGACATCCGGCAATACCGGCATTGCGCTGGCCTTTGCCGCAGCCGCCAAGGGCTATCGGCTCATCCTGACCATGCCCGAGACCATGTCGATCGAACGCCGCAAGATGCTGGCATTGCTCGGCGCCGAACTGGTGCTGACCGAGGGATCGAAGGGCATGAAGGGCGCCATCGCCAAGGCGCAGGAACTGGCGGAGACAACGCCCGCTTCGGTCATTCCACAGCAGTTCGAAAATCCGGCCAATCCGGAAATCCACCGCAAGACGACGGCTGAGGAAATCTGGAACGACACCGACGGTGCCATCGACATCCTTGTATCCGGCATCGGTACCGGCGGCACGATCACCGGCGCCGGCCAGGTGCTGAAGGCAAAGAAGCCGAGCGTGACTGTCGTCGCCGTCGAACCGGCCGACAGTCCGGTGCTGTCCGGCGGCGCACCCGGTCCGCACAAGATCCAGGGCATCGGGGCCGGTTTCGCCCCCGCCATCCTCGACACCAAGATCTATGACGAAATCATCACCGTCACCAATGACGAGTCCTTCGAGACTGCCCGTCTTGTCGCCCGTCTCGAAGGTGTTCCGGTCGGCATCTCCTCCGGCGCTGCATTGGCCGCTGCGATCAAGGTCGGCAGCCGCGATGAAAATGCCGGCAAGACGATCGTGGTGATCATCCCCTCTTTCGCCGAACGTTATCTCTCCACAGCGCTGTTTGCCGGCCTCGGCGAATGA
- a CDS encoding LysE family translocator, giving the protein MTLTTVLAYCGALFIAAAIPGPGMTAIVARALGSGFRPTFFMGLGLILGDLVYLTAVILGLALVAKTFATAFLVIKFAGAMYLIFIAWKLWTAGLLPQSIEAQRSTHAGLSFLSGLLVTLGNPKTMLFYIALVPTLLPLEAIGMADYALLVGLTFAVLMAVLIPYILLASQARTLLKRPSALKTLNRSAAGILAGTAAYIATRGA; this is encoded by the coding sequence ATGACGCTGACGACCGTACTTGCCTATTGCGGCGCACTTTTCATAGCTGCAGCCATTCCGGGACCCGGCATGACGGCGATTGTCGCACGCGCCCTCGGCTCGGGCTTCCGCCCGACCTTCTTCATGGGACTGGGCTTGATCCTCGGCGATCTTGTCTATCTGACTGCGGTCATTCTCGGCCTCGCCCTGGTCGCCAAGACCTTTGCCACCGCGTTTCTGGTCATCAAGTTCGCCGGCGCCATGTATCTGATCTTCATTGCCTGGAAGCTCTGGACTGCCGGCCTGCTGCCGCAATCGATCGAGGCTCAACGCTCGACACATGCCGGACTTTCCTTCCTGTCCGGACTTCTGGTAACCCTCGGAAACCCGAAAACCATGCTGTTCTACATCGCGCTGGTGCCGACGCTGCTCCCCCTCGAGGCGATCGGCATGGCAGACTACGCGCTGCTGGTCGGATTGACATTCGCCGTGCTGATGGCAGTTCTCATTCCGTATATCCTGCTCGCGTCACAGGCCCGCACTCTGCTGAAGCGACCATCGGCGCTGAAAACGCTCAATCGCTCGGCGGCAGGCATCCTTGCCGGGACGGCGGCCTATATCGCCACGCGCGGCGCCTGA
- a CDS encoding LysE family translocator: MPTLPTLLAFALICLGMVLTPGPNMIYLVSRSICQGPAAGLVSLGGVALGFLFYMLMSALGITVLLMAIPFAYDVLKFTGAAYLVWMAWQAVRPGGRSPFQVRDLPKDSPRRLFAMGLVTSLLNPKVAVLYLSLLPQFLDPARGSVFLQSVALGATQIVISVSVNAMIALMAGSIAVFLAGRPFWMVVQRWLMGTVLTALAVRMATEAQR, encoded by the coding sequence ATGCCGACCCTGCCGACCCTTCTTGCCTTCGCGCTGATCTGCCTTGGCATGGTGCTGACGCCGGGTCCGAACATGATCTATCTGGTCTCGCGCTCGATCTGCCAGGGACCGGCAGCCGGTCTCGTCTCCCTCGGGGGTGTTGCCTTGGGATTTCTGTTCTACATGCTGATGTCGGCGCTCGGTATTACCGTCCTGCTGATGGCTATTCCCTTCGCTTATGATGTGCTGAAGTTCACGGGCGCTGCCTATCTCGTCTGGATGGCATGGCAGGCCGTCCGCCCGGGCGGACGTTCGCCCTTCCAGGTGCGCGACCTGCCGAAGGACAGTCCGCGCCGCCTGTTCGCCATGGGGCTTGTGACCAGCCTGCTCAACCCGAAGGTCGCGGTGCTGTATTTGTCCCTGCTGCCGCAATTTCTCGATCCGGCGCGTGGCAGCGTGTTTCTCCAGTCGGTCGCCCTCGGCGCGACCCAGATCGTGATCAGCGTTTCGGTCAACGCGATGATCGCGTTGATGGCCGGCTCGATTGCTGTTTTTCTCGCTGGCCGGCCGTTCTGGATGGTCGTCCAGCGCTGGTTGATGGGCACGGTGCTCACCGCGCTTGCAGTCAGGATGGCGACCGAAGCGCAGCGCTGA
- a CDS encoding NIPSNAP family protein: MITCSLRYVIDPYKLAEFEHYAALWIPLVNRLGGTHHGYFLPHEGANNIALALFSFPSLADYEVYRQQMAADAECQAAFAYAEETRCIISYERSFMRPMF; this comes from the coding sequence ATGATAACCTGCAGCCTGCGCTACGTGATCGATCCCTACAAGCTGGCCGAGTTCGAACACTATGCAGCACTCTGGATCCCGCTGGTCAACCGGCTGGGGGGCACTCATCACGGCTATTTCCTGCCGCATGAAGGGGCGAACAATATCGCGCTGGCATTGTTCAGCTTCCCCTCGCTCGCCGACTACGAGGTCTACCGCCAGCAGATGGCGGCGGATGCCGAATGTCAGGCGGCATTTGCCTATGCGGAGGAAACTCGCTGCATCATAAGCTACGAACGCAGCTTCATGCGGCCGATGTTCTGA
- a CDS encoding DMT family transporter produces MNPIIKRGIIDMTIAMVTSGTIGWFVMQSGQTPYNVVFFRCLIGAPILALLCHRFGAFSDPAFNLKRFAMAVAGGIALVLNWLALFSAYPLASISVTTIVYNVQPFMLVGLGMVFLRERVSGAKLGWMGLAFAGMLAMTLTGEPIGGVTPDGYLIGILLSLLAAFCYAIAAFVTKHLKGTSPYLIALIQVTTGIVMLLPLADFDRLPASPQNWMMVAIIGVVHTGAMYAFLYSAIQKLPVVLTGTLSFLYPVVAIAVDMLAYGHVLTPGQAAGGAAILLAAVATTLNLSPTTFVPFKRKA; encoded by the coding sequence ATGAACCCTATCATCAAGCGCGGCATCATCGACATGACCATTGCCATGGTCACATCCGGCACAATCGGCTGGTTCGTCATGCAATCAGGCCAGACACCCTATAATGTGGTTTTCTTTCGCTGCCTGATCGGCGCTCCGATACTGGCCCTGCTCTGCCACCGATTCGGCGCCTTTTCGGATCCCGCCTTCAATCTGAAGCGGTTTGCCATGGCGGTCGCGGGCGGCATTGCGCTGGTCCTGAACTGGCTCGCCTTGTTTTCAGCCTATCCGCTCGCGTCCATTTCGGTGACGACCATCGTCTACAATGTCCAGCCCTTCATGCTGGTCGGCCTCGGCATGGTTTTCCTCCGAGAGCGCGTCAGCGGCGCCAAACTCGGCTGGATGGGGCTGGCCTTTGCCGGCATGCTGGCCATGACGCTGACGGGGGAGCCCATCGGCGGCGTCACGCCGGATGGCTATCTGATCGGCATCCTGCTCTCCCTGCTTGCGGCGTTCTGCTATGCGATCGCGGCTTTCGTCACCAAACATCTGAAGGGGACGTCGCCCTATCTGATCGCACTGATCCAGGTCACCACCGGTATCGTCATGCTATTGCCGCTCGCCGATTTCGACCGGCTACCGGCCTCGCCGCAAAACTGGATGATGGTCGCGATCATCGGTGTCGTGCATACGGGCGCAATGTATGCCTTCCTCTACTCCGCAATCCAGAAACTGCCGGTGGTCCTGACAGGGACCCTGTCCTTCCTCTATCCCGTCGTCGCGATCGCGGTCGACATGCTGGCCTATGGCCACGTGCTGACGCCCGGGCAGGCCGCAGGTGGTGCGGCAATCCTGCTTGCCGCCGTCGCAACGACGCTGAACCTGTCACCCACGACATTCGTCCCGTTCAAAAGAAAGGCCTGA
- a CDS encoding Lrp/AsnC family transcriptional regulator, translated as MNMHLVQLLDSVDRSIVEALAADARLSLKELAARAGLSSPACSERLRRLEDRGVLQGYAAEVALEALGYPLQAIVRVRPLPGMLYIVEKIILETPEIIECDKVTGDDCFICRVAVRSMADLDRVHDRIIEKAQTNTSMVKSTPLKRRLPPIVG; from the coding sequence ATGAATATGCATCTTGTTCAGCTGCTCGACAGCGTCGACCGCAGCATTGTCGAGGCATTGGCCGCCGATGCGCGCCTGTCTTTGAAGGAACTTGCGGCACGGGCCGGCCTTTCATCGCCGGCATGTTCGGAGCGGTTGCGTCGTCTCGAGGATCGTGGGGTTCTACAGGGCTATGCGGCCGAGGTTGCGCTGGAGGCGCTGGGCTATCCGTTGCAGGCGATCGTGCGCGTCCGTCCGCTGCCGGGCATGCTGTATATCGTCGAGAAAATCATTCTGGAGACGCCGGAAATCATCGAATGCGACAAGGTCACGGGCGACGACTGCTTCATCTGCCGGGTCGCGGTGCGCAGCATGGCCGATCTCGACCGCGTTCATGATCGCATCATCGAAAAGGCCCAGACCAATACGTCCATGGTCAAGTCGACGCCCCTGAAGCGCCGTCTGCCGCCGATCGTCGGTTAG
- the dut gene encoding dUTP diphosphatase, whose translation MTIHTDITPTLNLVRLQHGHGLDLPAYETSGAAGMDLRAAVDTDQPLVLAPGKRALVPTGFIFEIPQGFEAQIRPRSGLAFKNGITCLNTPGTIDSDYRGEVKVLLINLGDEDFAITRDMRIAQMVIAPVTQARVAEVTVTSETVRGAGGFGSTGV comes from the coding sequence ATGACCATCCACACAGACATCACGCCGACCCTGAACCTGGTCCGGCTGCAGCATGGGCACGGCCTTGACCTGCCCGCATACGAGACATCCGGTGCGGCCGGCATGGACCTGCGCGCCGCCGTCGATACCGACCAACCGCTGGTGCTTGCCCCCGGCAAGAGGGCCCTTGTGCCGACGGGCTTCATCTTCGAGATCCCGCAAGGGTTCGAAGCACAGATCCGCCCGCGTTCCGGCCTTGCCTTCAAGAACGGCATCACCTGCCTCAACACACCCGGCACGATCGACAGCGACTATCGCGGCGAGGTGAAGGTCTTGCTGATCAATCTCGGCGACGAAGACTTTGCCATCACACGCGACATGCGCATTGCCCAGATGGTGATTGCTCCGGTCACCCAGGCGCGGGTTGCCGAAGTGACCGTGACGTCTGAAACCGTGCGCGGCGCCGGCGGCTTCGGCTCGACCGGCGTGTGA
- a CDS encoding peptide chain release factor 3 — MAETLAEAVSRRRTFAIIAHPDAGKTTLTEKLLLFGGAIQLAGEVKAKKDRIQTRSDWMKIERERGISVVTSVMTFEYNDKVFNILDTPGHEDFADDTYRTLTAVDAAVMVIDAAKGIEPRTLKLFEVCRMRDIPIITFINKMDRESRDPFEILDEVEEKLALDTAPITWPVGRSKTFSGSYNLAENTFRGSDKQVEGLPVNSPANVAEQLPENEREAFIEELDLAREACRPFDKQAFLEGHMTPVFFGSALKNFGVRDLINALGDFAPPPRDQVADIRKVHASEDKMTAFVFKIQANMDPNHRDRIAFARICSGKLERGMKARLARTGKQMGLTAPQFFFASQRQLADTAYAGDVVGIPNHGTLRIGDTLTEGENLVFQGVPNFSPEILRRVRLEDAMKAKKLKEALQQMAEEGVVQLFSPEDGSPAIVGVVGALQLDVLKERLSGEYTLPVSFEMSRFSVCRWISSDQPAELDKFMTQRRGDICRDLDGDPVFMAQDAFSLRYESERFPAIKMVAIKEYHVAKAA, encoded by the coding sequence ATGGCCGAAACGCTCGCAGAGGCGGTCTCCCGCCGCCGCACCTTCGCTATTATCGCTCACCCGGACGCCGGCAAGACGACGCTCACCGAAAAGCTGCTGCTCTTCGGGGGTGCGATCCAGCTCGCCGGTGAGGTCAAGGCCAAGAAGGATCGTATCCAAACCCGTTCAGACTGGATGAAGATCGAGCGCGAGCGCGGCATTTCGGTCGTGACCTCGGTGATGACCTTCGAATACAATGACAAGGTTTTCAACATCCTCGACACGCCGGGTCACGAAGACTTTGCTGACGATACCTACCGTACGCTGACGGCCGTCGACGCCGCGGTCATGGTTATCGATGCCGCCAAGGGTATCGAGCCGCGCACGCTGAAGCTGTTCGAAGTCTGCCGCATGCGCGACATCCCGATCATCACCTTCATCAACAAGATGGACCGCGAAAGCCGCGATCCCTTCGAAATCCTCGATGAAGTCGAGGAAAAGCTGGCGCTCGACACAGCGCCGATCACCTGGCCGGTCGGCCGGTCGAAGACATTCAGCGGATCCTACAATCTCGCGGAAAACACCTTCCGCGGTTCCGACAAGCAGGTCGAAGGCCTGCCTGTGAACAGCCCGGCAAATGTCGCCGAACAGCTGCCGGAAAACGAGCGTGAAGCTTTTATCGAAGAGCTGGATCTGGCGCGCGAAGCCTGCCGCCCGTTTGACAAGCAGGCCTTCCTCGAGGGCCATATGACACCGGTCTTCTTCGGCTCGGCTTTGAAGAATTTCGGCGTGCGCGACCTGATCAACGCGCTGGGGGATTTTGCCCCGCCGCCGCGCGACCAGGTGGCCGATATCCGCAAGGTTCATGCATCCGAAGACAAGATGACCGCTTTTGTGTTCAAGATTCAGGCCAATATGGATCCGAACCACCGCGACCGCATCGCCTTTGCCCGCATCTGCTCCGGCAAGCTGGAGCGCGGCATGAAGGCGCGTTTGGCCCGCACCGGCAAGCAGATGGGCCTGACGGCACCGCAGTTCTTCTTCGCTTCGCAGCGCCAGTTGGCCGATACGGCCTATGCCGGCGACGTGGTCGGCATCCCGAACCACGGCACGCTTCGTATCGGGGACACCTTGACCGAAGGCGAAAACCTCGTCTTTCAGGGCGTTCCGAACTTCTCGCCGGAAATCCTGCGTCGTGTACGCCTCGAGGATGCGATGAAGGCGAAGAAGCTCAAGGAAGCGCTGCAGCAGATGGCCGAAGAAGGCGTCGTGCAGCTCTTTTCCCCGGAAGACGGCTCGCCGGCGATCGTCGGTGTTGTCGGCGCTCTGCAGCTCGACGTTCTGAAGGAACGACTGTCGGGTGAATATACGCTGCCGGTCTCGTTCGAAATGTCGCGTTTTTCGGTCTGCCGCTGGATTTCATCCGATCAGCCCGCCGAACTCGACAAGTTCATGACCCAGCGCCGCGGCGATATCTGCCGGGATCTGGACGGCGATCCGGTCTTCATGGCGCAGGATGCATTTTCGCTGCGCTACGAGTCGGAGCGGTTTCCCGCGATCAAGATGGTGGCGATCAAGGAATATCACGTCGCCAAGGCGGCTTGA
- a CDS encoding HAD family hydrolase: MPFAQNTVFDKRYNGFLFDMDGTLLNSIAAAERVWGKWAARHGLDVEAFLPTMHGKRGIDTISGLGLPGVDVQAEALEIERGEIEDVEGVVAIPGAIDFLNGLPSARWAIVTSAPVLLARARIEAAGLPQPPKIVTAEDVKIGKPNPAGYLLGASHLGVDPARCLVFEDVMAGVLAGEAAGSDVMVVTATHSHPLETRHPAIASYIGLKVHVDGDGGMQIVRAG; this comes from the coding sequence TTGCCCTTCGCCCAGAACACCGTCTTCGACAAGCGTTACAATGGCTTTCTGTTCGACATGGACGGTACGCTGCTCAACTCCATCGCGGCCGCAGAGCGCGTGTGGGGCAAATGGGCCGCACGCCACGGGCTCGATGTCGAGGCCTTCCTGCCAACGATGCATGGCAAACGTGGCATCGACACGATCAGCGGACTTGGCCTGCCGGGTGTCGACGTTCAGGCGGAAGCGCTGGAAATCGAGCGCGGTGAAATCGAAGACGTCGAGGGTGTGGTCGCCATTCCCGGCGCGATAGACTTTCTGAACGGCCTGCCCTCGGCGCGCTGGGCGATCGTCACATCGGCCCCTGTGCTCCTCGCAAGGGCCCGCATCGAGGCCGCGGGCCTGCCGCAGCCGCCAAAAATCGTCACCGCCGAAGACGTGAAGATCGGAAAACCAAATCCTGCGGGTTATCTGCTCGGGGCAAGCCATCTCGGTGTCGATCCGGCCCGCTGCCTGGTGTTCGAAGACGTGATGGCCGGCGTGCTGGCCGGCGAAGCTGCGGGCTCGGATGTCATGGTGGTCACCGCCACCCACAGCCATCCACTTGAGACCCGGCATCCGGCAATTGCGAGCTATATCGGGCTTAAGGTGCATGTCGACGGCGATGGCGGCATGCAGATCGTCCGGGCCGGCTGA